A stretch of Mastomys coucha isolate ucsf_1 unplaced genomic scaffold, UCSF_Mcou_1 pScaffold3, whole genome shotgun sequence DNA encodes these proteins:
- the Pald1 gene encoding paladin isoform X2, with translation MGTTASTAQQSVSAGTSLEGLQGGSSSSSSMDGQHSLSVQSFHATSLHNSKAKSIIPNKVAPVVITYNCKEEFQIHDELLKAHYRMGRLSDATPEHYLVQGRYFLVRDITEKMDILGTLESCGAPNFRQVRGGLPVFGMGQPSLLGFRRLLQKLQKDGLKECIIFCVREEPVVFLRAEEDFVSYTPRDKENLHENLRDPGPGVKAENLELAIRKEIHDFAQLRENVYHVYHNTEDLRGEPHTVAIRGEDGVRVTEEVFKRPLFLQPTYRYHRLPLPEQGAPPEAQFDAFVSVLRETPSLLPLRGNQGPLPALLFSCQSGVGRTNLGMVLGTLVMFHYSRTTSQLEAASLLTKPLPMEQFQVIQGFMCKVPQGKKMVEEVDRAISACAELYDLKEEVLKNQRKMEGFRPESLEQECGSQHAVQQRALWSLELYFYLILFNYYLHEQYPLAFALSFSRWLCTHPELYRLPVALNSAGPLVPGDLIAKGSLEADDLVSLDALSTIREMDVANFRRVPRMPIYGTAQPSAKALGNILAYLSDAKRKLQQVVWINLREEVVLECDGHMHSLWPPGPALSPEQLEALEAQLKAHLSAPVPNTKSPTTPRFQKCLTTQEVFSQHQGTCLGLTYCRIPVPDFCAPREEDFDRLLEALRAALTKDPGTGFVFSCLSGQGRTTTAMVVAVLACWHIRGCPEVGEEELVSVPDAKFTKGEFQVVMKVVQLLPDGHHVKKEVDAALDTVSETMTPMHYHLREIIISTYRQVSHHIFLQQAARTTKPSMTDFQCCIPRCPVLALSHPSAHTCPHPAPLRLSLADLG, from the exons ATGGGTACAACCGCAAGCACAGCACAGCAGTCAGTCTCGGCGGGCACGTCCTTGGAGGGCCTGCagggcggcagcagcagcagcagcagcatggacGGCCAGCATTCTCTCAGCGTGCAGTCCTTCCATGCCACAAGTTTACACAACAGCAAGGCCAAGTCCATCATCCCCAACAAGGTGGCCCCAGTTGTGATCAC GTACAACTGCAAGGAGGAGTTCCAGATCCATGATGAGCTGCTTAAGGCCCACTACAGGATGGGCCGGCTCTCAGATGCCACCCCCGAGCACTACCTGGTACAG GGTCGCTATTTCCTGGTGCGTGACATCACTGAGAAGATGGACATACTGGGCACCTTGGAGAGCTGTGGGGCTCCCAACTTCCGGCAGGTGCGGGGTGGCCTCCCAGTGTTTGGCATGGGACAGCCCAGCCTCCTGGGGTTCAGGAGGCTCCTGCAGAAACTCCAGAAGGATGGGCTCAAG GAGTGCATCATTTTCTGTGTACGGGAGGAGCCTGTGGTGTTCTTGCGAGCTGAAGAAGACTTTGTATCTTACACACCTCGAGACAAGGAGAACCTGCACGAGAACCTCAGGGACCCTGGGCCGGGGGTCAAGGCTGAGAATCTGGAGCTGGCTATCCGGAAAGAG ATCCATGACTTCGCGCAACTGAGAGAGAACGTGTACCACGTGTACCACAACACAGAGGACCTGCGCGGGGAGCCGCACACCGTGGCCATCCGAGGTGAGGATGGTGTGCGCGTGACCGAGGAGGTGTTTAAGCGGCCGCTCTTCCTGCAGCCCACCTACAG ATACCACCGTCTCCCCTTGCCAGAGCAAGGGGCCCCCCCGGAAGCCCAGTTTGATGCCTTTGTCAGTGTACTTCGG GAGACCCCCAGCCTTCTGCCGCTCAGAGGTAATCAGGGGCCTCTCCCTGCCCTCCTGTTCAGCTGCCAGTCAGGTGTGGGCAGGACCAACCTAGGCATGGTCCTGGGTACCCTCGTCATGTTCCACTACAGTAGAACCACCTCCCAGCTAGA GGCAGCCTCCCTGCTGACCAAACCCCTGCCCATGGAGCAGTTTCAGGTGATCCAGGGCTTCATGTGCAAAGTGCCCCAGGGGAAGAAAATGGTGGAAGAG GTGGATCGAGCAATCAGTGCCTGTGCTGAGTTGTATGACCTGAAGGAAGAGGTCCTTAAAAACCAGAGGAAGATGGAAGGCTTCAGGCCAGAGAGCTTGGAGCAG GAATGTGGTAGTCAGCATGCTGTCCAGCAGAGGGCGCTGTGGAGCCTGGAGCTGTACTTCTATCTGATCCTATTTAACTACTATCTGCATGAGCAG TATCCCCTGGCCTTTGCCCTCAGTTTCAGTCGATGGCTGTGTACCCATCCTGAGCTGTACCGTCTGCCGGTGGCGCTAAATTCAGCGGGGCCCTTGGTCCCTGGGGACCTCATCGCCAAGGGCTCCCTG GAAGCAGATGATCTTGTGTCCCTGGATGCGCTCAGCACCATCAGAGAGATGGATGTAGCCAACTTCCGGCGTGTACCTCGCATGCCTATCTATGGCACTGCCCAGCCCAGTGCCAAG GCCCTCGGCAACATCCTGGCCTACCTGTCTGATGCCAAGAGGAAGCTACAACAGGTGGTCTGGATCAACCTGAGGGAGGAGGTTGTGTTGGAGTGTGACGGTCACATGCACAGCCTGTGGCCCCCGGGACCAGCCCTGAGCCCCGAGCAGCTGGAG GCTCTGGAGGCCCAGCTGAAGGCCCACCTGAGTGCTCCAGTCCCCAACACCAAGAGCCCTACCACCCCCAGGTTCCAGAAGTGCCTGACCACACAAGAGGTCTTCAGCCAGCACCAGGGAACCTGCCTGGGCCTTACCTACTGCCGTATTCCTGTGCCAGACTTCTGCGCTCCTCGGGAGGAG GACTTTGACCGGCTGCTTGAGGCCCTGCGAGCTGCTCTCACCAAGGACCCAGGCACAGGCTTTGTCTTCAGCTGCCTCAGCGGTCAGGGCCGGACCACAACTGCCATGGTGGTGGCCGTGCTGGCCTGCTGGCACATTagg GGCTGCCCCGAGGTGGGCGAAGAGGAGCTAGTGAGCGTGCCTGACGCCAAGTTCACCAAGGGCGAGTTTCAG GTGGTGATGAAGGTGGTACAGCTGCTGCCCGACGGCCACCACGTGAAGAAGGAGGTGGATGCGGCGTTGGACACTGTCAGCGAGACCATGACACCTATGCACTACCACCTTCGGGAGATTATCATATCCACCTACCGACAG
- the Pald1 gene encoding paladin isoform X3 yields the protein MGTTASTAQQSVSAGTSLEGLQGGSSSSSSMDGQHSLSVQSFHATSLHNSKAKSIIPNKVAPVVITYNCKEEFQIHDELLKAHYRMGRLSDATPEHYLVQGRYFLVRDITEKMDILGTLESCGAPNFRQVRGGLPVFGMGQPSLLGFRRLLQKLQKDGLKECIIFCVREEPVVFLRAEEDFVSYTPRDKENLHENLRDPGPGVKAENLELAIRKEIHDFAQLRENVYHVYHNTEDLRGEPHTVAIRGEDGVRVTEEVFKRPLFLQPTYRYHRLPLPEQGAPPEAQFDAFVSVLRETPSLLPLRGNQGPLPALLFSCQSGVGRTNLGMVLGTLVMFHYSRTTSQLEAASLLTKPLPMEQFQVIQGFMCKVPQGKKMVEEVDRAISACAELYDLKEEVLKNQRKMEGFRPESLEQECGSQHAVQQRALWSLELYFYLILFNYYLHEQYPLAFALSFSRWLCTHPELYRLPVALNSAGPLVPGDLIAKGSLEADDLVSLDALSTIREMDVANFRRVPRMPIYGTAQPSAKALGNILAYLSDAKRKLQQVVWINLREEVVLECDGHMHSLWPPGPALSPEQLEALEAQLKAHLSAPVPNTKSPTTPRFQKCLTTQEVFSQHQGTCLGLTYCRIPVPDFCAPREEDFDRLLEALRAALTKDPGTGFVFSCLSGQGRTTTAMVVAVLACWHIRGCPEVGEEELVSVPDAKFTKGEFQVVMKVVQLLPDGHHVKKEVDAALDTVSETMTPMHYHLREIIISTYRQAARTTKPSMTDFQCCIPRCPVLALSHPSAHTCPHPAPLRLSLADLG from the exons ATGGGTACAACCGCAAGCACAGCACAGCAGTCAGTCTCGGCGGGCACGTCCTTGGAGGGCCTGCagggcggcagcagcagcagcagcagcatggacGGCCAGCATTCTCTCAGCGTGCAGTCCTTCCATGCCACAAGTTTACACAACAGCAAGGCCAAGTCCATCATCCCCAACAAGGTGGCCCCAGTTGTGATCAC GTACAACTGCAAGGAGGAGTTCCAGATCCATGATGAGCTGCTTAAGGCCCACTACAGGATGGGCCGGCTCTCAGATGCCACCCCCGAGCACTACCTGGTACAG GGTCGCTATTTCCTGGTGCGTGACATCACTGAGAAGATGGACATACTGGGCACCTTGGAGAGCTGTGGGGCTCCCAACTTCCGGCAGGTGCGGGGTGGCCTCCCAGTGTTTGGCATGGGACAGCCCAGCCTCCTGGGGTTCAGGAGGCTCCTGCAGAAACTCCAGAAGGATGGGCTCAAG GAGTGCATCATTTTCTGTGTACGGGAGGAGCCTGTGGTGTTCTTGCGAGCTGAAGAAGACTTTGTATCTTACACACCTCGAGACAAGGAGAACCTGCACGAGAACCTCAGGGACCCTGGGCCGGGGGTCAAGGCTGAGAATCTGGAGCTGGCTATCCGGAAAGAG ATCCATGACTTCGCGCAACTGAGAGAGAACGTGTACCACGTGTACCACAACACAGAGGACCTGCGCGGGGAGCCGCACACCGTGGCCATCCGAGGTGAGGATGGTGTGCGCGTGACCGAGGAGGTGTTTAAGCGGCCGCTCTTCCTGCAGCCCACCTACAG ATACCACCGTCTCCCCTTGCCAGAGCAAGGGGCCCCCCCGGAAGCCCAGTTTGATGCCTTTGTCAGTGTACTTCGG GAGACCCCCAGCCTTCTGCCGCTCAGAGGTAATCAGGGGCCTCTCCCTGCCCTCCTGTTCAGCTGCCAGTCAGGTGTGGGCAGGACCAACCTAGGCATGGTCCTGGGTACCCTCGTCATGTTCCACTACAGTAGAACCACCTCCCAGCTAGA GGCAGCCTCCCTGCTGACCAAACCCCTGCCCATGGAGCAGTTTCAGGTGATCCAGGGCTTCATGTGCAAAGTGCCCCAGGGGAAGAAAATGGTGGAAGAG GTGGATCGAGCAATCAGTGCCTGTGCTGAGTTGTATGACCTGAAGGAAGAGGTCCTTAAAAACCAGAGGAAGATGGAAGGCTTCAGGCCAGAGAGCTTGGAGCAG GAATGTGGTAGTCAGCATGCTGTCCAGCAGAGGGCGCTGTGGAGCCTGGAGCTGTACTTCTATCTGATCCTATTTAACTACTATCTGCATGAGCAG TATCCCCTGGCCTTTGCCCTCAGTTTCAGTCGATGGCTGTGTACCCATCCTGAGCTGTACCGTCTGCCGGTGGCGCTAAATTCAGCGGGGCCCTTGGTCCCTGGGGACCTCATCGCCAAGGGCTCCCTG GAAGCAGATGATCTTGTGTCCCTGGATGCGCTCAGCACCATCAGAGAGATGGATGTAGCCAACTTCCGGCGTGTACCTCGCATGCCTATCTATGGCACTGCCCAGCCCAGTGCCAAG GCCCTCGGCAACATCCTGGCCTACCTGTCTGATGCCAAGAGGAAGCTACAACAGGTGGTCTGGATCAACCTGAGGGAGGAGGTTGTGTTGGAGTGTGACGGTCACATGCACAGCCTGTGGCCCCCGGGACCAGCCCTGAGCCCCGAGCAGCTGGAG GCTCTGGAGGCCCAGCTGAAGGCCCACCTGAGTGCTCCAGTCCCCAACACCAAGAGCCCTACCACCCCCAGGTTCCAGAAGTGCCTGACCACACAAGAGGTCTTCAGCCAGCACCAGGGAACCTGCCTGGGCCTTACCTACTGCCGTATTCCTGTGCCAGACTTCTGCGCTCCTCGGGAGGAG GACTTTGACCGGCTGCTTGAGGCCCTGCGAGCTGCTCTCACCAAGGACCCAGGCACAGGCTTTGTCTTCAGCTGCCTCAGCGGTCAGGGCCGGACCACAACTGCCATGGTGGTGGCCGTGCTGGCCTGCTGGCACATTagg GGCTGCCCCGAGGTGGGCGAAGAGGAGCTAGTGAGCGTGCCTGACGCCAAGTTCACCAAGGGCGAGTTTCAG GTGGTGATGAAGGTGGTACAGCTGCTGCCCGACGGCCACCACGTGAAGAAGGAGGTGGATGCGGCGTTGGACACTGTCAGCGAGACCATGACACCTATGCACTACCACCTTCGGGAGATTATCATATCCACCTACCGACAG